In Thermodesulfovibrionales bacterium, a single genomic region encodes these proteins:
- a CDS encoding RnfABCDGE type electron transport complex subunit G: protein MTAKEIVKIALNLVVIYVIGGLILAAVYAKTSPIMFKNAEEAKKQALKQLIPEADEIKKIGDWTVHEKHAEYFVATKDGKVIGYIVQSFGKGYSSYINTLIATDKDFKVQKISILGHAETPGLGDEIESDSFKAQFKNKDTEHLKVLKTETTDYIQAISGATISSRAVTEDAVKNGVSFLIKTIKEGGTGNGEHRNG from the coding sequence ATGACCGCCAAGGAAATTGTTAAGATAGCCCTTAATCTTGTCGTCATCTACGTTATAGGAGGGCTCATCCTCGCAGCGGTCTATGCCAAGACCTCTCCCATCATGTTCAAGAACGCCGAGGAGGCAAAGAAACAGGCCCTGAAACAGCTCATCCCTGAGGCCGACGAGATCAAGAAGATCGGGGACTGGACGGTCCATGAAAAACATGCCGAGTATTTTGTTGCGACCAAGGACGGCAAGGTGATCGGTTACATTGTGCAGTCCTTTGGCAAGGGATATTCGAGTTACATCAATACGCTGATTGCCACGGACAAAGATTTCAAGGTCCAGAAGATAAGCATCCTCGGCCACGCAGAAACACCGGGCCTCGGAGATGAAATCGAGTCGGACTCCTTCAAGGCCCAATTCAAGAACAAGGATACCGAACATCTCAAGGTCCTGAAGACAGAGACGACCGACTATATTCAGGCCATCTCCGGGGCAACCATCTCGAGCAGGGCGGTCACGGAGGATGCGGTGAAAAACGGCGTCAGCTTTCTGATCAAGACGATAAAAGAAGGGGGCACAGGGAATGGCGAACATAGGAACGGTTAG
- the rsxE gene encoding electron transport complex subunit RsxE — MANIGTVSYWDLIKNGIIAENTIFKLALSLCPSIAVTNNLKNGVLMGVAVLFVQTMVNVTIALMRKVIHPKIRLPIFMLVISGWVTVTDMSMAAVFPDVYKQMGLYIQLIVAFASILARAEMFASKNKVTPSMVDGIGMGLGFLFALTVISFFRELLGKGSLWGVAIVHTKPLLMMILPAGGFFAVGILMAFFNWIDIRFFKKSAAVSHH; from the coding sequence ATGGCGAACATAGGAACGGTTAGTTACTGGGACCTTATCAAGAACGGGATCATTGCCGAGAATACGATATTTAAACTGGCCCTTAGCCTCTGCCCGTCAATCGCGGTGACGAATAACCTCAAAAACGGTGTCTTGATGGGCGTCGCGGTGCTCTTCGTCCAGACCATGGTGAACGTCACCATCGCCCTCATGAGAAAGGTGATCCATCCAAAGATACGACTGCCGATCTTTATGCTTGTCATTTCGGGATGGGTGACGGTCACCGATATGTCGATGGCAGCGGTCTTTCCCGATGTGTACAAGCAGATGGGCCTCTATATCCAGCTCATCGTTGCCTTCGCATCAATTCTCGCCCGGGCTGAGATGTTTGCGAGCAAGAACAAGGTTACTCCCTCCATGGTTGACGGTATAGGCATGGGACTCGGGTTCCTCTTCGCCCTTACTGTGATCAGTTTTTTCAGGGAGCTCCTCGGCAAGGGTTCGTTATGGGGGGTCGCCATTGTGCATACCAAGCCCCTCCTCATGATGATCCTACCGGCAGGCGGGTTTTTTGCCGTCGGGATTTTGATGGCCTTTTTTAACTGGATCGATATACGGTTTTTCAAGAAAAGTGCGGCGGTATCGCACCACTGA
- a CDS encoding Rnf-Nqr domain containing protein, which yields MSAEFTKLFELFIAASLINNFVFTRFLGLCIFFGVSKKMETAVGMSITFTAVMMISASLSWVIFTYLMVPLGITFLKIIVFIGVVAGFVQASDTIMRKVAPGLYYKLGIYLALISTNCIILAVPLINAGEHYTFIQSLVFGLGSGIGFAIALIIMASIREKLELADVPTPFRGLPMAFVVTGLIALAFTGFSGLITL from the coding sequence ATGAGCGCCGAATTCACAAAACTCTTTGAGCTTTTTATCGCGGCTTCCCTGATAAATAATTTTGTCTTTACGAGGTTCCTCGGCCTCTGCATCTTCTTTGGTGTCTCGAAGAAGATGGAGACGGCGGTAGGCATGAGCATCACCTTCACTGCTGTCATGATGATAAGCGCGTCATTGAGCTGGGTTATCTTCACGTACCTGATGGTACCGCTCGGCATTACCTTTCTGAAGATTATCGTCTTCATCGGCGTCGTCGCCGGTTTTGTGCAGGCTTCCGATACTATTATGAGAAAAGTTGCGCCGGGCCTCTACTACAAGCTTGGGATCTACCTGGCTCTTATTTCTACGAACTGTATCATTCTCGCCGTTCCTCTCATCAATGCCGGTGAGCACTACACCTTTATCCAGAGCCTCGTCTTCGGCCTCGGCTCGGGCATAGGCTTTGCCATCGCCCTCATCATCATGGCTTCCATCCGGGAAAAACTTGAGCTGGCCGATGTACCGACGCCCTTCAGAGGATTGCCCATGGCCTTTGTCGTTACGGGACTGATCGCCTTGGCTTTTACCGGCTTCTCCGGTTTGATAACACTGTAG
- a CDS encoding Fe-S cluster domain-containing protein: MLDLHHTIVDILGNLTGLSQLGDIYHFIIPHVGVGGGVEAKEHVDLIPLMKFTVVFLAGVGAIFGLGLAFAAKRFSVEINPKVEQVKDVLAHAHCGACGYAGCEQYAEAVVNNPDVPPNLCTPAGARGAEAVALITGKKAEAREPIYARIMCQGGSSEAIKKFKYEGVQDCRAAVLAGGGDKSCAYGCLGYGTCARVCPFGAITMNEDSLPVVDIVKCTGCRKCEQACPKRVIEVLPASRQVLVACHSKDKGVETKKNCQIGCIACGKCVKVCPFDAPSISNNLSRIYLEKCKVCGLCVAPCPTDAIVDFIPKRAKAFVMDNCIGCQICSKVCPVNAASGEPKKRHVIDQKACIGCGICTAKCPVQAIDGTFNARQVFEEAAKKKLAKTVAA; encoded by the coding sequence ATGCTTGATCTGCACCATACCATTGTTGATATCCTGGGCAATCTCACCGGGCTCTCTCAGCTTGGTGATATATACCATTTTATTATCCCTCATGTCGGGGTCGGCGGCGGCGTCGAAGCCAAGGAGCATGTTGATCTCATCCCCCTCATGAAGTTTACTGTCGTGTTCCTGGCCGGCGTTGGAGCGATTTTCGGTCTCGGTCTCGCCTTTGCAGCAAAGAGGTTCTCTGTAGAGATTAATCCGAAGGTCGAACAGGTGAAGGACGTCCTCGCCCATGCTCATTGCGGCGCCTGCGGCTATGCAGGATGCGAGCAGTATGCCGAGGCTGTGGTCAATAACCCCGATGTCCCGCCGAATCTCTGCACGCCTGCTGGGGCTCGTGGGGCAGAGGCAGTGGCCTTGATTACCGGGAAGAAGGCCGAGGCAAGAGAGCCGATTTACGCACGGATCATGTGTCAGGGAGGGAGTTCTGAGGCTATCAAGAAATTCAAGTATGAAGGTGTGCAGGACTGCCGGGCAGCCGTGCTGGCAGGCGGGGGCGACAAGTCCTGTGCCTATGGCTGCCTCGGTTACGGTACCTGCGCAAGGGTATGTCCCTTTGGCGCTATAACGATGAATGAGGACTCGCTCCCCGTTGTGGATATTGTGAAGTGTACGGGTTGCAGAAAGTGTGAGCAGGCATGTCCGAAGAGGGTGATCGAGGTTCTCCCTGCATCAAGACAGGTGCTTGTAGCCTGCCACTCAAAGGACAAGGGCGTTGAGACAAAAAAGAACTGCCAGATCGGGTGCATTGCATGCGGAAAATGCGTGAAGGTATGCCCCTTTGATGCCCCATCAATTTCGAACAATCTTTCGAGGATCTACCTCGAAAAATGCAAGGTCTGCGGCTTATGCGTCGCCCCTTGTCCGACCGATGCTATCGTTGATTTCATCCCGAAGAGAGCGAAGGCCTTTGTCATGGACAACTGCATCGGCTGCCAGATATGCTCAAAGGTCTGTCCGGTGAATGCGGCATCGGGTGAACCCAAGAAGAGACACGTCATCGATCAGAAGGCATGTATCGGCTGCGGCATCTGCACGGCCAAGTGTCCGGTACAGGCGATCGACGGGACCTTCAATGCCCGACAGGTGTTCGAGGAAGCGGCAAAGAAGAAGCTTGCAAAAACCGTAGCAGCGTAA
- a CDS encoding DUF748 domain-containing protein: MRPSPLLRKILIGVLVFLVLFSVSGFFVLPPVLKSVLVGKLSEGLHREVSIGQIKINPFVLSLDVKGLAIKDRKKSETFFSFDELYLNIEAASLVKRGLIISEIRLERPFLNIVLNEDLSYNFSDIIEEFTSTSKPSSKPLRFSLNDIHVRNGSLDFWDGPRQTKHTVRDMNIAIPFLSNLPYAVETYTQPKFEAKINNVPLLLQGMTKPFADSLETSFDLNIKGLDIPYYLAYVPFGMDFKILSGSVDTAAVLSYTQYKDRSPAITLAGSIGFKNIRLVEKNDSPLIGLPLVDISISSADLLSRKVRLSKVFLQSPEIDLVLDKAGRPNLESLIPEKGYVLKRGEESPALVVDADEVIMADGRLSFSDLSGKRSFKTTLENIEMKIDHFSNGRDKKSALSFSLRTEAGEGMKVTGDFSVDPLTSAGTAEFRQLVLKKYSPYYRDSILFEITRGDLDIMTMYEYAKAEPDPEIRFSRMAATLRSLMLKRRDEEREFLRIPVVTIADTAIDLKKREITVGQLSTDGGVLSLKRYPDGRVNVGDLLPSSPPATGKPQPGKKENPGKPWLLVLRNIAAENYAIKGEDLVPAQEVIINAERIRFRGEGISTAKGAKAKAALSFTVDKKGSVSANGAFSIDPLSMALAVDVKDVSIVPVQPYFTDKVKVIVTDGAVSSKGNFSFAYTEAKGIAVAYKGEASLSHFATVDKLNAEDFLKWTSLYLSGVDIGYRPLSVGINEVALSDFYSRLIINADGSLNVQGIIEDSGGSPESPGPAREEERPSSVQKDLSPKMVKIEKVTLQGGTINFSDRFVKRNYSATLLEIGGRISGLSSEESKLADVHLMGKLEGYAPLEITGRINPLREDLYVDLKVDFRDMDLSPITPYSGKYIGYTIQKGKLDLNLQYLIVKKKLDSQNRVFLDQLELGEKVESPDATKLPVRLAIALLKNRKGEIRLDIPVSGQTDDPKFSLGRIIIKILINLLVKAATSPFALLGAIFGGGGEELSYLDFDYGSSAINEQGEKKLSNLVKALYDRPALKLEIEGHVDTERDREGLRQYLFNKKIKAQKLKDMVKKEAPAFSVDEVRVEEKEYPLYLKMAYKEEKFPKPRNIIGIAKDLPVAEMEKLMLTHIEVKDDDLRHLASLRALNVKEYILKSKQIEQERIFLLEPKSLQPEKKENLRYSRVDFRLK, translated from the coding sequence ATGAGGCCTTCGCCGCTCCTGAGAAAGATCCTTATCGGGGTCCTCGTTTTTCTTGTTCTTTTCTCCGTCAGCGGTTTCTTCGTCCTCCCACCGGTTCTGAAATCGGTCCTGGTAGGGAAGCTCTCAGAAGGTCTTCACCGTGAAGTCTCTATCGGGCAGATAAAGATCAATCCCTTCGTCCTCTCCCTGGACGTAAAAGGCCTAGCCATAAAAGACCGCAAGAAGTCGGAAACCTTTTTCTCCTTTGACGAGTTGTATTTGAACATTGAGGCCGCTTCCCTTGTGAAGAGAGGACTGATCATCAGCGAGATACGGCTTGAAAGGCCCTTCCTCAACATCGTTCTCAATGAAGACCTCTCCTACAATTTCTCCGACATCATCGAAGAGTTCACCTCGACGTCAAAGCCTTCATCGAAACCGCTGAGGTTTTCGCTGAATGACATCCACGTACGAAACGGGAGCCTGGACTTCTGGGACGGACCGAGACAGACGAAGCATACCGTAAGGGACATGAACATAGCGATCCCTTTTCTCTCAAATCTGCCGTACGCTGTCGAAACCTACACCCAGCCGAAGTTTGAGGCAAAGATCAACAATGTCCCCCTCTTGCTGCAAGGCATGACCAAGCCCTTTGCCGATTCACTCGAGACATCTTTCGATCTCAATATCAAAGGACTCGATATCCCTTACTATCTGGCCTATGTCCCCTTCGGAATGGATTTCAAGATCCTCTCTGGCTCCGTCGACACGGCAGCGGTTCTTTCCTACACACAATACAAAGACCGGTCTCCGGCCATTACCCTCGCCGGCAGCATCGGTTTCAAGAACATACGGCTTGTCGAAAAGAATGACAGCCCTCTCATCGGTCTTCCGTTAGTCGATATCTCGATCTCTTCTGCCGATCTCCTCTCAAGGAAGGTTCGCCTGTCAAAGGTCTTTTTGCAATCACCTGAGATAGACCTGGTGCTCGATAAGGCAGGGAGACCAAACTTAGAGTCACTCATTCCTGAGAAGGGATACGTCCTGAAACGGGGAGAAGAGTCGCCTGCTCTCGTCGTTGACGCTGATGAGGTGATTATGGCCGACGGAAGGCTTAGCTTTTCAGACCTATCGGGGAAAAGATCCTTCAAGACAACCTTGGAAAACATCGAGATGAAGATCGATCACTTCAGCAACGGCCGGGACAAGAAATCAGCTCTTTCCTTTTCTCTCAGGACGGAGGCAGGCGAGGGCATGAAGGTCACCGGCGATTTTAGTGTTGATCCCCTCACCTCAGCAGGGACCGCAGAGTTCAGGCAGCTCGTGCTGAAAAAATATTCCCCCTATTACCGGGACAGTATCCTCTTTGAGATCACCCGGGGCGATCTCGACATTATGACCATGTATGAATATGCAAAGGCCGAACCTGATCCAGAGATACGGTTTTCGAGGATGGCAGCGACGCTCCGTTCCCTCATGCTGAAAAGAAGAGATGAAGAGAGGGAGTTTCTCCGGATACCCGTCGTTACCATCGCAGACACCGCCATCGATCTGAAGAAGAGGGAGATCACCGTCGGTCAGCTTTCAACGGACGGAGGGGTATTGTCCCTGAAACGTTATCCCGACGGAAGAGTGAATGTCGGAGACCTTCTCCCCTCTTCACCCCCGGCAACGGGAAAACCCCAGCCCGGTAAAAAGGAGAATCCTGGAAAACCTTGGCTCCTCGTATTGAGAAATATTGCGGCGGAGAACTACGCAATAAAGGGAGAAGACCTTGTTCCCGCCCAGGAGGTGATAATTAACGCCGAGCGGATCAGGTTCAGGGGAGAGGGGATATCAACGGCAAAAGGGGCGAAGGCAAAGGCCGCCCTCTCCTTTACGGTGGACAAGAAAGGTTCTGTCTCAGCAAACGGAGCGTTTAGCATTGATCCTCTTTCCATGGCCCTCGCCGTAGACGTAAAGGACGTGAGTATCGTACCGGTACAGCCCTATTTTACCGATAAGGTTAAAGTCATCGTGACTGACGGCGCCGTCTCGTCAAAGGGAAACTTCTCCTTTGCCTATACCGAAGCGAAGGGGATCGCTGTCGCCTACAAGGGAGAAGCATCCCTTTCACACTTCGCAACGGTCGACAAGCTTAACGCAGAGGATTTTCTGAAGTGGACCTCCCTCTATCTGAGCGGAGTGGACATCGGATATCGTCCTCTCTCTGTTGGGATCAATGAGGTTGCGTTGAGCGATTTCTATTCCCGCCTCATCATCAACGCTGACGGCTCACTGAACGTGCAGGGGATTATTGAAGACTCAGGAGGGAGTCCCGAAAGTCCCGGACCAGCCCGGGAAGAGGAGAGGCCCTCGTCAGTCCAGAAAGACCTATCGCCAAAGATGGTAAAGATCGAGAAGGTGACCCTTCAGGGAGGCACGATCAATTTTTCCGACAGGTTCGTGAAACGGAACTATTCGGCAACCTTACTCGAAATCGGGGGAAGAATCTCCGGCCTCTCCTCGGAAGAGAGCAAACTCGCCGACGTTCATCTCATGGGGAAGCTCGAAGGCTATGCGCCCCTCGAGATAACAGGCAGGATCAACCCCCTGAGGGAAGATCTCTATGTCGATCTGAAGGTCGACTTCAGGGACATGGACTTAAGTCCCATAACACCTTATTCCGGCAAGTATATCGGGTACACCATACAAAAAGGTAAGCTCGACCTTAATCTCCAGTACCTGATTGTGAAGAAGAAACTTGATTCCCAGAACAGAGTCTTTCTTGATCAGCTCGAACTCGGGGAGAAAGTCGAAAGTCCGGACGCGACAAAGCTGCCTGTTCGGCTCGCAATAGCCCTCCTCAAGAACAGGAAGGGAGAGATCCGCCTCGACATTCCGGTTTCCGGTCAGACCGATGACCCGAAGTTCAGTCTTGGCAGGATCATCATCAAGATACTCATCAACCTCCTCGTAAAGGCCGCGACATCACCCTTCGCACTTCTCGGGGCGATCTTCGGAGGGGGAGGCGAAGAGCTGAGCTATCTCGATTTTGATTATGGCAGTTCAGCAATCAATGAGCAGGGAGAAAAGAAGCTGAGCAACCTCGTCAAGGCGCTCTATGACCGACCGGCCCTGAAGCTCGAGATAGAAGGTCACGTCGATACCGAAAGGGACAGGGAGGGGTTGAGACAGTATCTTTTCAACAAAAAAATAAAGGCCCAGAAATTGAAGGATATGGTAAAGAAAGAGGCGCCTGCCTTTTCTGTTGATGAGGTCAGGGTCGAAGAGAAGGAATATCCGCTTTATCTCAAGATGGCCTATAAGGAAGAGAAGTTCCCGAAGCCGAGGAACATCATCGGGATTGCAAAGGATCTTCCTGTGGCTGAGATGGAGAAGCTGATGCTCACCCATATAGAAGTGAAGGACGATGATTTGCGGCATCTTGCATCCCTTCGGGCCCTGAACGTGAAAGAGTATATCTTAAAATCCAAACAGATTGAACAGGAACGAATTTTTCTTCTGGAACCGAAATCCCTCCAGCCGGAAAAGAAGGAGAACTTAAGGTACAGCCGGGTCGATTTCAGACTGAAGTAA
- a CDS encoding DUF4197 domain-containing protein, with protein MKKALFIALTILVSSLDLARAAGLDEIMKNIGGVSRGAPDEQTTASGLKEALEIGTENAVKSVSKTDGYFGNQTIKILMPEKIQKAADVLKKFGYQKEVDDFILSMNRAAEKAAPKAASIFGDAIKKMTVDDARKILGGGDTAATDYFKVKTHDQIYDAFKPIISSSMNEVGVTHSYKTMMSKYESIPFMSKESVDLDHHVTTKAMDGLYYMVGQEEKKIRTDPAARTTDLLKTVFGK; from the coding sequence ATGAAAAAGGCACTTTTTATAGCTCTCACGATTCTTGTCAGTTCTCTGGACCTTGCTCGCGCCGCAGGACTCGATGAGATCATGAAGAATATCGGCGGGGTTTCCAGGGGAGCACCCGATGAACAGACCACGGCTTCAGGCCTTAAGGAGGCCCTGGAGATCGGGACAGAGAATGCGGTCAAGAGTGTTTCGAAGACCGATGGCTATTTCGGGAATCAGACGATCAAGATCCTCATGCCCGAAAAGATCCAGAAGGCCGCCGATGTCCTGAAGAAATTCGGTTATCAAAAAGAGGTTGATGATTTCATCCTCAGCATGAACCGGGCAGCAGAAAAGGCAGCGCCCAAGGCCGCGTCCATCTTCGGAGACGCCATCAAGAAGATGACGGTGGACGACGCGAGGAAGATACTCGGTGGGGGCGACACCGCAGCCACTGACTATTTCAAGGTTAAAACCCATGACCAGATTTATGACGCCTTTAAGCCCATCATCTCATCGAGTATGAATGAAGTGGGTGTAACCCATTCCTACAAGACGATGATGTCGAAGTATGAGTCAATCCCTTTCATGAGCAAGGAATCGGTGGACCTGGACCACCACGTCACGACGAAGGCAATGGATGGCCTCTATTACATGGTGGGACAAGAGGAGAAGAAGATCAGGACCGATCCTGCTGCAAGGACAACAGACCTCCTGAAGACCGTTTTCGGTAAATAA